A portion of the Trachemys scripta elegans isolate TJP31775 chromosome 9, CAS_Tse_1.0, whole genome shotgun sequence genome contains these proteins:
- the LOC117882817 gene encoding protein EOLA1-like: MIFGCLSFRQPYAGLVLNKVKTIETRWRPLLVDYKNCTIAIHIAFKDWEDETWKEILLNRLGMTPTQVQELLDKGEKFGRGVIAGLVDIGETSQYPENLSPEKILELENQAVLTSLEQKYLTVVSNPRWLLEPIPAKGGKDVWQVDIPKELIPLEH; the protein is encoded by the exons ATGATATTTGGCTGTCTTTCCTTCCGGCAACCCTATGCTGGATTGGTTTTGAACAAAGTCAAAACAATAGAGACTCGTTGGCGTCCTTTGCTGGTAGACTATAAGAACTGCACTATTGCTATTCACATAGCTTTTAAGGACTGGGAAGATGAAACATGGAAAGAGATCCTTCTGAATAGACTTGGCATGACACCTACACAAGTTCAAGAGTTACTAGATAAAGGGGAAAAATTTGGCAGAGGAGTTATTGCTG GGCTAGTTGACATTGGAGAGACCTCACAGTATCCAGAAAATTTATCTCCTGAAAAGATTTTGGAGCTGGAAAATCAAGCTGTACTCACTAGCCTGGAGCAGAAATATTTGACTGTTGTTTCAAATCCAAGATGGCTACTGGAACCTATTCCTGCTAAAGGGGGCAAAGATGTATGGCAAGTGGATATCCCAAAGGAACTGATCCCTTTGGAACATTAA